Part of the Triticum aestivum cultivar Chinese Spring chromosome 4D, IWGSC CS RefSeq v2.1, whole genome shotgun sequence genome is shown below.
CAACATTTATGTGGCAGTTGAACATCCGCAAAAGATATGGGTTGTAAGGAACTACCCACCTATTATCCAGTTGGCATTTTCATACCGTTTCAGTCCGACCATCATTGCGTCTCCTATACAGTGGGTAAGAGTCCTTACCTTGAATTGTAGTTTCATTAAATGGCCTTGGATAATTGTTCTTGCATGACGGACGATTCTTTGTGCATGGACAAAATTTATTCAATGCACCGCAAGGACCATGCATCATATGTTTGATTACCATTTTGTATAACTCTGGGTACTTGTGCTTGTTAGGGAGCTCAGCGGAGATGATTCTGTCATACTGTTCCGGACATGTGTATTTGTATTTTCCAGTCATGATGAGCAAAAAGTGAGCATGTGCTAATCCCCTCTTTTGGAACTCTACGACATATGTATATGCCTTAACCTTTCCAAGAATGGCCTTCTCAAATAGTTGCTTCTTCATTTCTTCTAGCTTCGCCTTGAAAACACGAACGACAATGTCTGGGCGATCTTGTGGTGTTTGTCCAAACTGTAGTGATCTCTTCCCAGTTGGGGTTGCAGGTCATTGTGACGAATACGTCTGGTTTTCCATATTTTCTAACTAAAGCCATAGCATCTAGATACCGACGAATTTTATCTCGTGGCCCTCCAATAAATGATGACGCAAGTACTCTCCGTTTTCCAATTG
Proteins encoded:
- the LOC123095726 gene encoding uncharacterized protein — translated: MGCKELPTYYPVGIFIPFQSDHHCVSYTVGSSAEMILSYCSGHVYLYFPVMMSKK